Genomic window (Cyprinus carpio isolate SPL01 chromosome B7, ASM1834038v1, whole genome shotgun sequence):
AGTTGTCTATTGTACTTTATCCAGTAAGATCCAGAGGCACCTGAAGTGCGTCATCATGCTGACTGAAGCCATTCAtctctatttttttaataatgagtttttttacagtttatggaGGACAACTCATTTAAATGCTCACCACGTCACATATCGTCTCTCCTCACCTCCTTCTATATCACTCTCTCTTCACTTCACCTGTTGTGTTTCCTTTCATGAACACATGGAGAATATAGAAGTTTGAGttacaaatgttagttaaataTGCACTATATACACAAATCAAGTGGAATTGAAAGAGATGATCACTACTaagcagaaaataaattaatatctaGTCAGTTTAAATGGAAATTAAGTGCTATGTTAGAGCAGTAATGTAGTATCATCAGCAGAATTTAGAACATACATCTGAggtactatttttatattatttatttgtttgtttatttttaagcatataAACTTCCAGGGCTGGAAGAGACGCTGCCTGAGGCCCTGAAAGTGTCTGCTCTGCTGTAGCACGGGCACTGCCTATAAGGAATCAAAAAGCAAATGAGGGGAATTTCAGCACATAGTATTTTCTACTTTGGGGCCATTATAATCTTAGCAGTAACAGTCAACAGCAAGATACGTggataaatatacacatatggAGGAAGTAacatgtaaaaagtttttttttaaagaagaaatacACAAATGATGTGTGAGACTCCATGTATCTTTATACTTTCAGGTATGTATCTTTTACTCTTTATTGTTGAGATAAAGTATGATTATGATTAAACAAACTCCTGGTTTCTTGCATCATTTAACATCACTTCACCACTGACTGGCTGATGGCACAAAAATACAGTCTCAAACCTTTGTTGACTGCTCTAGTATGGAGAAGAAATTCTGTGAAAGTTAATGGGACTcgcaaacattcttcaaaatgtcatcttctgtgttttgcagaagaaattaaattatacagGCTTGGATCGACATGATTTGCTGCTATGTTAACTTATGTTTAAAGGCATTTTTGCacctttttacagtatatatgcagCTTCAGTGCTGTAGTTGCACTgtacaaatgcataaatcaatGTGATCATGAGTCTTAGTATGAAagtttcattatatttttcttaacctaatctctctctcttttccccatCATAGTCATCGCAGGCCTGAAGGTGATCACACACATGATCAGTGAACATCTGCTGTTGTCTTTTCATTGGCCATTGCACATTGCACTGTGTGCATTGAGAAAAATCTTATcggaaatattttaaatacaaaatgaatataaaacatttaaccaATACACTAATGCCACCCAGCCTCAGTAGATAATCACTAAAcgatacaaaacaaacacatatttggTGGTAATAAAAAGAGGGGGAGGGGGAGAGGAGTTTCCACCCGACACAAGAAACAATCCAACacacaactaaatgaaaattaatccaAATGAGACCCAGGTAAAGCAGCACATAGTAGATGCTTACAAGACAACAAACTAAAACGTACGAGCATGTCAGTCTCTTGTTAACAGAAAGATCtctttttaaaatgaagaaaccTACTTGGGAACTACTGAAAGCAGTCAGTGCACAGCAGAAAGAGAGAACCACCAAGTGCATCAAACCATCCTGGTGGTCACAAAAATACTGGATTTAACATCTTAAACAAGTTCAAGTTCAAACACCATTCCACTAGACCTACCGTCATTCACAACATCGAGTCCACAATGAGCATGGACCAATAGTGATGCATACCAGGCCAACAAACCACTCGCATTTTATACTCCCTAAAACTGGCTCTGATAGGCTCACAGAATTGGCATGAGACCAGACAATATCCtgctaagaaagaaagaaagaaccaaTTTAATGAATGAGACTTATaagtaataaactttttttctgcttttataaAGCATGTGTCTATAGAATTACAaacgtatatgtgtgtgtgtgtgtgtgtgtgtgtgtgtgtgtttatttagacACTTAAGCATTGCTTTTGTTTATCCTGAAAGCGAACACAAGACTCGTCTTTATCAATCAGATGATGAATTGGAGAGAcgctcagagttactgcagacagaatcacaTTGATCTGGTCAGTGTGAGAAACCAGGATGAGAATTAACAGATTGAGAAGATCATGAATAATAGTAAGAAATCTGATGATGTCTGGATCGGTCTCTTCAGAGTCAGAGACTCATGGCAGTGGTCAGGTCAGAGTAACTCCTCATTCAGATACTGGGACACTGATCAACTtaacattaatgtaaataatgaaaactgTACAGCAGTAAAATATGACTCACAGGGACAATGGCATTGTCTAACATATTGTTTAACATAGTAACTTTCGCTAGACCATGTTATGTGTAGTCAATACACCGTAACCACAACATCTCCCATGCTTCTTCCACCGTAACTGTAGTTTTACCTTGGTATTTGTAGTTAAAATATGGCTTTACCATAGTAACTGTGTTTACTGTCTAATCTTTGTATTTAAAGCACAGTAACACAGCACTTACCATGATTTTACCACAGTGACTGTACTTTTAATGTGGTACTTGTAGTTAAAGCACAATAACCTCAAAACTTACTATGGGTTAACCTCAGTGTAGTTTTACTGTGGTATTTGTAGTTAAAGCACAGTGACAACAACACTTACCATGCTTTTACCACAGTaactgtgtttttactgtatactaTTTGTAAAGCAGTAACCACAACGCTTGCCACACCTTTAAAACCTTTTTGTGAAGTAATtgtaattcaatattttttcttgCTGTTACGTCAGATCACATACTCCACAACAAACCGTAATCCAACAGCTCTTTTAAgaagccatctctctctctctctctctctctctctctctctctctctctctctctctctctctcatctattCCTTTCCTATTTTTCTGAGCTGTAATCCATAATTCATTTACACAtcctcgctctctctttctgtggtacatcatgtcatatttttaaaactCAGATTCAAATTTTGACCAAATCTGTCAGAAAGCAACTAGAATTACAGGGAACTTCTACAATCAAACCTGTTGGGAATGAGGAATGAATGTGGCCATCTTGTGCTCATACAGAAAAGATGGAGAGCTGGAAAGTTGCACATTTCCACTGGTATGCTTCTATTCAAGCAATGCAGTTATATGTGGTACTATCACGATCGTCAGCTGGAGTGtccatgaactccagtagagggcactccactcaggactcttgcatttggtgtctgaactccatttcccataatcctgtgcTTAGGGGTagtcaccaccaggtgttccccattaccactcctctatatatactgtgtttggactctcagtgattgtgaagtcttgtttagaCCAGTCTGACATTTCTAAGCATTTCCCTTGTGCTTGTACATGCTCTGTATTATCTTGGATTGTTTGTACCGCCTGTGATTCTCTGCCACCTGCCCCTTTGTTTTTCGACTTCTGCCTGGAACACACATACACCCCACCAACTTAATATGTGACTGGTCTCTGACTCAATATTATTATGCACCCTGACATTCTGTTTGCACTGATTCATACTGTACTGCACTGCAAAGGTATGTGTGTACTGTGATTATTGgttattgttttcatttcatgcccTCTGTATAGTATAATATTGTATCATATATTGTTCTTAACATGTATTGAGTCCATATGTGTTGCATATTCAATACTTGTCATCCATACTGTCATGCTGAGTTTTCACCACCTGTACACTTGCGTTCATGGTATTTGTGACAGTGATTAGATTTAAATTGGTCACATGTCTTTTGTTCGTCAGTTGTACTGTAGGGTGCTGGATAACAATTGCAACTAATTTATAACATGGAAGATGAAAATTGATATCTGTACTacttaatgaacaaataataatttaaatgaaaaataattttattaaaagccCTAATTGTTACTCAATATATAAGTATAATACCGCTTATCCTGTCCCTATTAACCAtcaccaaaaatgtatttacagttaaAGTAAACACTTCTTTATTGGAGATTTGTAAGAtttagtttaaaaagaaaaacaaaaaaacaaccatggtcaccaaaatatttgtatttaaattccCGCCACTAAGTTTGGATCTTATCACCAAACAGTTCTGGGTGCAATGCTCAGTTTGTCCTGTGGTGGCAGTGATGACAAAAGTTATTGTTTCATTACTGTTATGCCAAGAGGAAATTACTCACAGTGAGACCGCACGCAGAGACTGCACGCTTCACATCTTcatcagaacaaaaaaacaaaacgttaTGAAACCTGGCATGTGCACatggtgagaaaaaatattaaactatccAAATGCCCACTGCTGCTTATTATAGTAGACATTTAGACGTTGCTTGTATTTGATTTGGCAGAATCAGTGTTGCAATCCCAATACAGTTCAGCTTCTTGTGACAGGAGCTTCTCCACTCTAAAACTGATCACGACACATCTAAGATCTACTACGACAGATAAGAGTGATcagctaaaactaaaaacataaagcACACAACAATGAATGCTAGAAAGTCTTAATCCATTGAAACTAATTCATGACCAAACCTGCCACTTGTGTGTTTATGGAAAATGAAATCTTATAGGAATTGTTCTTCTTCAAGACAGAGTTAAAAGAATTAGTCCATTTAACACTATGGATAATGTCTATGAAGCACACATTCATGACAAAATACACACATCATTTTATTGGGTTACTATTTATATTGAAGACACATTTGTTTGGGATGGACTTCAGCCAATTGGTGCAGTAATAATTTTACAGTAGGCTAAAGTTATACCTAACTAGGTTATTCTTTTCTTTGTGTTAATGATTACAATTACTGAATTTAAAACCAATTCATAAATTTAGATAAtcaaacatttaatcattttgttacTTATAATGATTATAAGAATTTGAGGTATGACATAATATACTTAtggaaatgaatataaatttataGGTATATGTTTGTATAGTAGACAAAAGCACATGTCTAAGTGTGCTAAGTCTTTATTTACTTTTGATGTCAGACAGTGGCACAAGGTTTTAAGGAATAACACTTTCATTACTGTTGTCATTAAAGTCAGATGTGTGCAGGAAGTGCAGCTTTATATATGATTCAAATTGGTTTTGGATGTTGTTAACCTAACACCTTATCTACACTTCATATCACTATACTTCCTCCTCactgtaaacatgcaaatgaTTTTTTGATTCAGAAAAAATGCAATACAACATGCAGTGCTGTAGTAATTTATTTAGAAAGTAAAGATGAACAAAGATGGGTTTGATCAGGGTGTAAATACACAACCAGCAGCAAACTGAAGTTCACAATTTCCAAGCTTTAAACCTTCACCATTCAAACTTTTTCTCAATGTGCACAAAAGAGCTCTTAATGATTAAAGCTAAAGTACATGGGTAAAATGAGAATGTACACTATTAGTATTGTTCAGAAAACagaagtttgattaattttgattataGAATCAGTGGACTGTGGTGTGACATCATCTTGTAACATTTAATCTGGcaatgaaatcagaaaaaaaataatagtaattaactCAACAGAgacataatcatatatatattgcTGCATTCATGCCATGCCGTAATTACTGTGATTTCGAGATGACAACACATGATATTCTGCTTGGAGCTGTTCACACCCTTGGACTTGGAACTATTGCTTTATCAATGCTTAAACATAGCACCTAATGAATCTGAGGTGGTCAGGTGGTAGTGGTACGAGTtgtagctctcagaaaactcccagttcacaagttgtaattacgagttctATGAGGACATGAATGCTTTTATCATGTAATTACGATATGGCGTGAACACACCTTATGAATTACATATACAATTTTTTACACACCATGTCTCTATCCTTTTATCACTTACCTGAATATACCTCAACTTCACACAGTGTGAGGTATTCATTGCGTCCAGGCAGAAAAAGGTTGACGTATCGCCCGCTAACAGGCTTGAACTCAAACGTTTTTGTGTCTCCAAGTGGGATGGGCCCAACAGTCGCAGCCCTGTGAagagacacagaaacagagaaaaagagaggggcaTATCAGATATACTTCTGTCAAAGGCAAGtttgtattaaaatgattaattcaaagtaatttttatcttatttactAATTTTCTAAATTTGTTTGTGTAAGTACTAAGAGAGAGACAGCACTTACAGCTGATTATTGTTGCCGTTATTCTCCAGGCTGTTGCCGATACGGATCTGAATACCCTCGATCCTTTTTTCACAACAGTCTCCACGATTAGTGATGCTAACCCTGGTTATCCTGTAGACGTTCAACAAGTCAACTCTCCACCAGGGGTCCTTGTCCCCATTAGTCATGCTGCATGACCCGAGCGCGTGAATGGAATTCATTTTGTGATTGTTggcatttttagcattttgtgAATCAGTGAATGTGGTGGACTGAACAGCTTTGCCTCCAAGAGCAAGATTCCCTGTTTAACataaaatgaacaatatttattttttttttttaactttttttttactttaatgtacTAAAGTATAATCCCAATATAATGGGCAAAATAATGCTAAGCTATGTAATGCAAatgcttattacacggctctctgggataattgattctgattggtcagtcttGATATTCCGAGATCTGATATTTCCAAATAATGACCGTCATTAATAGCAATGATGTATAACAGACCGCTCATCTGGGTATCTAATATCGGTCATTCTTGAATTTAAAACCGTTTTGTCTCAAATCAgtatgtccatgtttttttttgtttttttttgctgtgtaataagtattctgactttacatcattCCTTAAATGTTTGTCTTGTTGGAACTTGATTGGTCGTCTTGCTAGGAGCTATttagtctcgcatagccagaccttccAATTTACGGCAGGaggtctgggaaccttggctGTTTGAATGGCCAAGGCCTGCCCAAGAGGCCATATGAATGgcaggtaaagcaaccaatcataTTACGTTTTGTGCCGCGTCATGTAGGGGCATGGAAATGTCCCCACATTAACAGACcttgtgtaaaactcttggatgtattttaaagagTCTATGTGTGAATGTTAAATATCTCACATGCTATTGAAAATCCAgggtttagttgatcctgataagcacttaTTATCACAGTTGTAAAAATGATGGCATTCTTCtaacatgagggggtttggcatcactGCATCTTTGTTACCAGGCATAACgttaaagaaagcaaaacaagtctcccagaaatcctgtatagTACAGCCAATTAGATGAcaacttcgaaactcctgaagtgttttcagttttgtgtgtgaTGTGCATGCTGAATCAACAGTccatgggcgtgacgtctgatGCTGAGACTAGGAGCTACTGTTCTTCAAAGAAGCTTTGCATTTATTACAATTGAGTTGATAATATATTTCAACTCAATCCAATATtttctgtccatttttttttttatttgtggcaaGTAGCCGTCTAATTAGCCGGGGTTCTGATCATCttgcagggtttaatttgtgATAACAACTGTCTGGATGTGCATTATAACTTATTGGTTAGCAAATGCTCAGTaagaatataatatatgtgtTACTGACAACATTCACAGTAATGTAGAGCACTTACTTGGAACACAAATGTACAATGGTTTGTCCTcttctgttaataaaataattaaacaaacaaacaaaacactgataAGAACATTCAAAAAATTATATCACTTATCTACAGTTgtcttctctctctgtccctcaccTGCAAACACCTCGACTTCACACAGAGTAAGGATTTCATCGTTCCCAGGTAAAAAAATGTTGACATATCGGCCATTAACAGGCTCAAACTCAAACGTTACTGTGCTATCAGGAACAGTGAGAACAGTTGCAACCCTGCAAAAACATAAAGAACAGTGTTAAATTGGAAACCAGACGCCTCTAAACACCATGTAcgtctaaaaaaaattaattaaactactGAAATCAAATGAGTTTGTATAGCACTCTTCACAATGCAAATGcttattcatgttttatatcaCATTGCTATAAGAAACAGTGGTCTAAACTTACAAATGTCTaatcacaatatataaaaaaatacatttcaagtcaAGAATATCTCCATGAAAGTGCCTCACTACAATTTTGCCTCCCGTTTTGTCCAAACATCcaataatgtttaaacatttgaaaacatgtttaaacatttgaaacatttcttaCAGCTCATTGTTGTTTCCGTTGTTCTCCAGATTGTTACCAATCCGAATCTGAGCTCCTCTGAGTCGTTCTTTGCAACAGTCTCCACGATTACTGATGGAAACATTGCTTATACTGTAGACGTTTCCAAGGTCAGCTCTCCACCATGGGTTAAACTCAGTTTTAGTGTGAGTGCATGAGCCCTTCGCGTAATTTGAGTCTCTGTTTCCATCTACTGCATGTTCAGCATCTCCCTGTGGGTGTCCTAAGGAGGACTGCGCCACTCTGGCATTAAGAGCAATATTCCCTGTTCAATATGAcatgaaattgttaaaaaaaatgataaggtGGCTTTGAGGTAATACAAACAAACTAATCAATCAATATCAATTCCTCAATCGATAAACAATCAGTTTTTAAATCCAGGCATTTTTACCTGTATTATCCTAAACGTACCTTTCAAATCAGCGACACACAGCCCAGTAAAAAGTGGTAGTAACAAAATCACATGGATGGCCATCCTGATTTAACACATAACAACACATTTGTCACAAATGGGAGAGGAGAACAGTGGTGGATAGTAAATAAGTATTGTTACTGTAAGTACAATTTTGAGGTGTCTGTACTTTTAATTTTCAAGTATTCTTAATTTGggaaacttttacttttacttcaatacattctaaatcatttaGACCTTTTACTCCactatatttcataaaaacatgttgTTCCTCATTATTTTGAACTGGAGAAATCGCCGCACCATGAGGCATGATAGCGTTGTCCGATTGGTGAAACGAGCTGTTTCTTTTCAATGAGCCTGTTAAATCAGTTTGCAAATCACACTGAACAATTCATTTACGAATTGGATTGAGTGGATCACAGCTGTTCTGGAGTCaacactgattcaaatgatcagGTCAGAGTGAGTCTCCAGTTAATAATTCACTGAATTCACAAGTCTGACTCAAAATGAGCCAAGAATGAGAGACCATCGGATCTTGAGCGCACACACAACTGATGGCGTGAATCATGAGTAACTAATGGCAAGTTTAAgcatttattattgtaaatgaataGGTCATGAGAGGCCATTGTTTGCGAACTAAAGCTGCAGTAAAAGGGCTGTTTACTGTAAGCATGTTGAAAAAGAGAAAGTTCCAAAATACGCCTCACTAAAGTAGCCTATGTGAGAATATGTTACAGGTTTCATATTTAACCCAGATAGCacaggtacgtctgcaagatgtcagATTGCTTCATCTGAAAAGCAATTGCTGTGTACAGACATCTAATAGATGtctctaagatgtcagttttacatacattctaaatcataaacattttaaagacatcTTCTTATAGTCTATTTTACATCTGATAGGAACGTCCTATaaacgtattgcagatgagcaaacactctaaaaatatgtcttgcagatgtaaatgcagacgtcaaatagacatctccatGATAGACGTGTGCTATCAGAGAAATAAAGTTTgtgtataaaattgtataaagttagattaaaatgtactataaaaatGTGCTATAAAAAAAGTGCTCAGTGATAGCCTAAAGTGTTGGGcctgtcaattttatttatttgtaatgtgatCGGGTGCTTTGTGGATAATGATCAATCAGGTATCAGGATATGAGAGGGTGCCAGGACGAACAACGAGGATAAGAGGAGAGAATGCAATGCAAGTAATAGAGCCCACACTCCTGAACAGATGGTGGCAGCAATGCACCAAAAAGCTGGATGTCAACCGTcgttaaaaataaagataaagaagaTGACATCATAGATACCCTgcatctcaatgttcatactatccatcctaaatactatgtgagattagaataagtgtgtcccaaagcatagtatgttgaaaagagtatgccaaaagtccccggatggtctactatttcaggtcgatttttgaaatGTGGATCAATgtacactctaatggctaaaactgcccacaatccattgcgctttggcgaaggattcagtccagaactacaaacacgaataaaacgttttacaaaaactacaaacatggcagatGCGTGAGATCGAcggttaggtagagaggtttacaaaatgcattcattagggtttgagttactaataatcaacatttaacatgGTAAAGGTTACAGCTAAAAGTGTATTCACTGACCATAACCCTCTGACGTTTCTTTCTCGTATGCATAATGTCAACCAGCGACTGATGCGATGGGCGT
Coding sequences:
- the LOC109083305 gene encoding fucolectin-5-like — encoded protein: MDFRMAIHVILLLPLFTGLCVADLKGNIALNARVAQSSLGHPQGDAEHAVDGNRDSNYAKGSCTHTKTEFNPWWRADLGNVYSISNVSISNRGDCCKERLRGAQIRIGNNLENNGNNNELVATVLTVPDSTVTFEFEPVNGRYVNIFLPGNDEILTLCEVEVFAEEDKPLYICVPRNLALGGKAVQSTTFTDSQNAKNANNHKMNSIHALGSCSMTNGDKDPWWRVDLLNVYRITRVSITNRGDCCEKRIEGIQIRIGNSLENNGNNNQLAATVGPIPLGDTKTFEFKPVSGRYVNLFLPGRNEYLTLCEVEVYSD